TACTAACGCAGGAGATGGTAAAGACCATGGCCGATAACCCCATCGTTTTTGCACTTGCAAACCCTGACCCTGAAATTGCTTACGACCTGGCCATAGCAGCACGTGATGACATTATTATGGCAACAGGCCGCTCTGACCATCCCAACCAGGTCAATAATGTGCTTGGTTTCCCCTATATTTTCAGGGGAGCGTTGGATGTGAGAGCTACTGAGATCAATGAAGCAATGAAACTCGCTGCTGTAAAAGCTTTGGCTGACCTGGCCAAAGAGCCCGTACCGGAAATGGTCAATAAAGCTTATGGGGATAAAAGGCTTGTATTTGGAAGAGAGTATTTTATACCAAAACCGCTCGATCCAAGGTTGATTACTACTGTATCCCCTGCGGTAGCCAAAGCCGCCATGGAATCGGGTGTAGCAAATAACCCGATAAAAAATTGGGATAATTATGATATTGAATTGCAGCAGAGAATAGGCATTGACCATAAGTTTATTTCAAGAATTATAAACCGTGCTAAGGAAAATCCCAAAACGATCGTTTTTGCCGAAGCTGACAATTACAAAATTTTGAAAGCATCTCAGCGAATACTGGATGAAGGTATTGCTGTACCGATCCTGCTGGGTAATAGTAAATTAATAACCCGGCTTATTAAGGAAAATAATCTTAATGAGCTTTTGGATTGCCAGATATTGGATCCTTTTTATCAAACCGAAAAATGCGAAGAGTACGGAAGAATATTTCATAAAAAAAGGAAACGCAAGGGTGTTACATTGTATGAGGGTATAAAACTGATGCGCGATCGAAATTATTATGGTTCAATGATGGTAGAAACCGGTGATGCTGACGCACTTATTTCAGGGCTTACCAAGGATTATCCAAAGACAATTAAACCTGCTTTACAAGCAATAGGTGTTGAAGAGGGTGTTAACAGGGTAGCCGGTATGTATGTGATCGTGAATAAAAAAGGCACTTTCTTCTTTGCCGATACTACGGTTAACACAAACCCAACAGTAGACGAATTGGTTGACATCATTGCTCTTACTGCCAGAACGGTAAGAAGTTATGATATTGAACCAAATATTGCAGTGCTGTCCTATTCAAATTTCGGGTCTAGTAAGGGAGAAATTCCCAACAAAACCATGCTTGCCACACAAAAAGCCAAAGAGAAATATCCGGATTTGGTCATTGAAGGAGACATCCAGGCAAATATTGCATTAAATCCACAATTACAGAAAGAGATATATCCTTTTAGCTCATTGGCAGAAAAAGGCGCCAATACCCTGATATTTCCTGACCTGGCTTCCGGCAATATCGCCTATAAATTGTTGCAGGAATTGGCTGATGCCGAAGTGATCGGCCCGATATTAATGGGAATGAAAAAACCAGTAAACGTACTGCAATTGGGCAGTGCCGTAAGGGAGATCGTCAACATGGTGGCAATTGCTGTGGTGGATGCACAGAAGCATACTGCAACTGACTTTAAAATAAAAGATGTTGTAGAAATTGAAAATAAAGTTGTGGAAGCAGTAAATTATGAAGATAGTTTATGAAAAAAAGTAATATATTCACTGAAATCAACAATGAACACGATTAAATAATGATTTCTTATATAAACGGCACCCTCACCCACAAAGACCCCACTTTTATTATCATTGACGCTGGCGGCATCGGCTATTCCATAAAAATCTCGCTAAACACGTATTCTATGCTCGACAAAAAAAAGGAAGGCGATACTTGCAAGCTTTTTACTTACCTGCATATTAAAGAAGACGCACACACATTGTACGGATTTGCAGATCCTCAGGAAAAAGTTATCTTTTTAGCCCTTATCTCTATTTCCGGAGTCGGGCCAGGCACTGCCTTAATGATATTATCCTCATTATCCACTGATGAGACCAGGCAGGCGATCATTGATGCAGATGT
The sequence above is a segment of the Cytophagales bacterium genome. Coding sequences within it:
- a CDS encoding NADP-dependent malic enzyme: MKIRKQDALNYHTQGQPGKIEVVPTKMLSSQLDLALAYSPGVAEPCKQIAENPEDIYKYTAKGNLIGVISNGSAVLGLGKIGAEASKPVMEGKGVLFKKFAGIDVFDIEINCDDPDEFVKIVKSLEPTFGGINLEDIKSPESFYIEENLREQLNIPVMHDDQHGTAIISAAAMINAIEIVDKKIDQVKFVVNGAGASAIACTRLYVLLGARKENIVMLDSKGVIKKSRPKLDRIKAEFATNKDVNTLKDAIKGVDIFIGLSRGNILTQEMVKTMADNPIVFALANPDPEIAYDLAIAARDDIIMATGRSDHPNQVNNVLGFPYIFRGALDVRATEINEAMKLAAVKALADLAKEPVPEMVNKAYGDKRLVFGREYFIPKPLDPRLITTVSPAVAKAAMESGVANNPIKNWDNYDIELQQRIGIDHKFISRIINRAKENPKTIVFAEADNYKILKASQRILDEGIAVPILLGNSKLITRLIKENNLNELLDCQILDPFYQTEKCEEYGRIFHKKRKRKGVTLYEGIKLMRDRNYYGSMMVETGDADALISGLTKDYPKTIKPALQAIGVEEGVNRVAGMYVIVNKKGTFFFADTTVNTNPTVDELVDIIALTARTVRSYDIEPNIAVLSYSNFGSSKGEIPNKTMLATQKAKEKYPDLVIEGDIQANIALNPQLQKEIYPFSSLAEKGANTLIFPDLASGNIAYKLLQELADAEVIGPILMGMKKPVNVLQLGSAVREIVNMVAIAVVDAQKHTATDFKIKDVVEIENKVVEAVNYEDSL
- the ruvA gene encoding Holliday junction branch migration protein RuvA, which codes for MISYINGTLTHKDPTFIIIDAGGIGYSIKISLNTYSMLDKKKEGDTCKLFTYLHIKEDAHTLYGFADPQEKVIFLALISISGVGPGTALMILSSLSTDETRQAIIDADVHTIQSVKGIGTKTAQRIILELKDKMLALSPSESTDKISTTDTAIKSISQRNTLRNEALSALVTLGIAKNIAEKSIHAILVQSDEDITLEELIKQALKTA